A stretch of the Bordetella genomosp. 8 genome encodes the following:
- the urtB gene encoding urea ABC transporter permease subunit UrtB gives MESFSDLGAILLMQGFNGLSVFSVLLLMALGLAIIFGQMGVINMAHGEFLAVGAYTTYLFSELTQQYAPGAMPYYFFVAIAAAFVATFALGWLVEWLMIRHLYRRPLDTLLATWGLSLVMQQALRSIFGPREVSPTLPDWLMGSVQPLTGVDIPINGLVVMSITVILTVALLFALFRSSWGLHVRATVQNRVMSGAVGIDTKKVDRMTFALGCGIAGIAGAAFTTIGSTGPTSGSLYIVDTFLTVVFGGAASLYGTIASAFVIAQTQSVSEFFLTGSMAKVLTLSAVVIILMLRPQGLFTIKVRK, from the coding sequence ATGGAATCCTTTTCCGATCTAGGCGCGATCCTTTTGATGCAGGGCTTCAATGGCCTGTCCGTGTTCAGTGTCCTCCTGCTGATGGCCTTGGGGCTGGCCATCATCTTCGGGCAGATGGGCGTCATCAACATGGCGCACGGCGAGTTCCTGGCGGTGGGCGCCTATACCACCTACCTGTTTTCGGAACTGACCCAGCAATACGCGCCGGGCGCCATGCCCTATTACTTTTTCGTGGCGATCGCCGCGGCCTTCGTGGCGACTTTCGCGCTGGGCTGGCTGGTGGAATGGCTGATGATCCGCCACCTGTACCGCCGGCCGCTGGATACCCTGCTGGCGACCTGGGGCCTGTCGCTGGTGATGCAGCAGGCGCTGCGGTCCATCTTCGGCCCGCGTGAAGTCAGTCCGACCCTGCCGGACTGGCTGATGGGGTCGGTGCAGCCGCTGACCGGCGTCGACATCCCGATCAATGGCCTGGTGGTGATGTCCATCACCGTGATCCTGACCGTGGCCCTGCTGTTCGCGCTGTTCCGCTCCAGTTGGGGCCTGCACGTGCGCGCCACGGTGCAGAACCGGGTGATGAGCGGCGCGGTGGGCATCGATACCAAGAAGGTCGACCGCATGACGTTCGCGCTGGGGTGCGGCATCGCGGGCATCGCCGGCGCGGCCTTCACCACCATCGGTTCAACCGGGCCGACCAGCGGATCGCTGTACATCGTCGATACCTTCCTGACGGTGGTCTTCGGCGGCGCCGCCAGCCTCTACGGCACCATCGCCTCGGCTTTCGTGATCGCCCAGACGCAGTCGGTATCGGAGTTCTTCCTGACGGGCTCCATGGCCAAGGTGCTGACCTTGTCGGCCGTGGTCATCATCCTGATGCTGCGTCCGCAGGGCCTGTTCACGATCAAGGTACGCAAGTAG
- the urtA gene encoding urea ABC transporter substrate-binding protein, which translates to MSRKPPYEQDLASPSRRRAALALAALPLIGIPALGRAAGPATSAVNTTGLAITDTEVTVGQLHSATGTMAISETGSIQAERLAIEQINAMGGILGRQIKIIQEDGASDWPTFAEKARKLLVSDKVATVFGCWTSASRKAVLPVFEKENGLLYYPTFYEGLEQSKNVFYTGQEATQQILASLNWLAKEKKAKTFYLVGSDYIWPRTSNKIARKHIENVLKGEVVGEEYYPLGHTQFGSLINKIKLKKPDVVFADVVGGSNVSFYKQLKAAGVTSQKQKLLTISVTEDELLGIGGENAEGFWSCMKYFQSLTNENNKKFVAAFKAKYGPNAVIGDVTQAAYLGPWLWKMAVEKAQSFDVDKVVAASPNLEFKQAPEGYVKVDPNHHLWSRTRVGQIRKDGQFDVVYETPDLIKPDPFPEGYQ; encoded by the coding sequence ATGTCCCGCAAACCCCCATACGAACAAGACCTTGCGTCGCCCTCGCGGCGCCGCGCGGCGCTGGCGCTGGCCGCGCTGCCGCTGATCGGCATTCCCGCGCTCGGCCGCGCCGCGGGACCGGCGACGTCCGCCGTCAACACCACGGGACTGGCCATTACCGACACGGAAGTGACGGTGGGGCAATTGCATTCGGCCACCGGCACCATGGCCATCAGCGAAACGGGCTCCATCCAGGCCGAGCGCCTGGCCATCGAGCAGATCAACGCCATGGGCGGCATCCTGGGCCGGCAGATCAAGATCATCCAGGAAGACGGCGCGTCCGATTGGCCGACCTTCGCGGAGAAAGCCCGCAAACTGCTGGTCAGCGACAAGGTGGCCACGGTGTTCGGCTGCTGGACGTCGGCGTCGCGCAAGGCGGTGCTGCCGGTGTTCGAAAAGGAAAACGGCCTGCTGTACTACCCCACCTTCTACGAAGGCCTGGAGCAGTCCAAGAACGTGTTCTACACCGGCCAGGAAGCCACGCAGCAGATCCTGGCCAGCCTGAACTGGCTGGCCAAGGAGAAGAAGGCCAAGACCTTCTACCTGGTCGGCTCCGACTACATCTGGCCCCGCACCTCCAACAAGATCGCCCGCAAGCACATCGAGAACGTGCTCAAGGGCGAGGTCGTGGGCGAGGAATACTACCCGCTGGGCCACACCCAGTTCGGCTCGCTGATCAACAAGATCAAGCTGAAAAAGCCCGACGTCGTCTTCGCCGACGTGGTGGGCGGCAGCAACGTGTCCTTCTACAAGCAGTTGAAGGCCGCCGGCGTGACGTCGCAGAAGCAGAAGCTGCTGACGATTTCGGTGACCGAGGACGAACTGCTCGGTATCGGCGGTGAAAACGCCGAAGGCTTCTGGTCGTGCATGAAGTACTTCCAGAGCCTGACCAACGAGAACAACAAGAAGTTCGTCGCCGCCTTCAAGGCCAAGTACGGACCCAACGCGGTGATCGGCGACGTGACGCAGGCGGCCTACCTGGGGCCGTGGCTGTGGAAGATGGCCGTGGAAAAGGCGCAGAGCTTCGACGTCGACAAGGTGGTGGCCGCATCGCCCAACCTGGAGTTCAAGCAGGCGCCGGAAGGCTACGTCAAGGTCGACCCGAACCATCACCTGTGGAGCCGTACCCGCGTGGGACAGATCCGCAAGGATGGCCAGTTCGACGTGGTGTACGAGACGCCCGACCTGATCAAGCCGGATCCCTTCCCCGAGGGCTATCAATAA
- a CDS encoding LysR family transcriptional regulator, which translates to MSGTSPILDELRAMAVFATVVRCGSFAAAARSLGLTRAVVSHHVRALELRLGVPLAQRSTRSFSLTPAGDAFRVHCERLLDEASDGIRGMELLRAEPRGEVRLTCSHHFGHKRVLPALVEFRRRYPAIRLHMSMSDANVDLVQAGVELAVRAGPLPDSDLVARAWVRETTMLCASPGYLRRHGTPDTVADLAQHRWVIYPPSQRSVAVRTKQGRVDVPVQGDIVTDSAASRLAFVLAGEGIARLPAYDAAAALAAGDLVRLLPDVETPPLDIFLLHARRIGPSARLLRDFLLDAAKD; encoded by the coding sequence ATGAGCGGTACGTCGCCGATACTCGACGAGCTGCGCGCGATGGCAGTCTTCGCGACGGTCGTCCGCTGCGGCAGCTTCGCGGCCGCGGCCCGCTCGCTCGGCCTGACCCGGGCAGTGGTCAGCCACCATGTGCGTGCGCTGGAGCTACGGCTGGGCGTGCCCCTGGCGCAGCGAAGCACGCGGAGTTTCAGCCTGACTCCGGCGGGCGACGCGTTCCGCGTGCACTGCGAACGCTTGCTGGATGAGGCTTCCGACGGCATCCGCGGCATGGAGTTGCTGCGTGCCGAACCGCGCGGCGAAGTCCGCCTGACCTGTTCCCATCACTTCGGCCATAAGCGCGTCCTTCCCGCCTTGGTGGAGTTTCGCAGGCGTTATCCCGCAATACGCCTGCACATGTCGATGAGCGACGCCAATGTCGATCTGGTGCAGGCGGGTGTGGAGCTGGCGGTGCGGGCGGGTCCGTTGCCGGACTCGGACCTGGTGGCGCGTGCGTGGGTGCGGGAGACCACGATGCTGTGCGCCTCACCCGGCTATCTGCGCCGGCATGGAACGCCGGACACGGTCGCGGATCTGGCGCAGCATCGCTGGGTCATTTATCCGCCCAGCCAGCGATCCGTCGCGGTGCGGACGAAGCAGGGTCGTGTCGACGTCCCGGTTCAGGGCGATATCGTCACCGACAGCGCGGCATCCCGCCTGGCTTTCGTGCTGGCCGGGGAAGGCATTGCCCGGCTACCGGCCTACGACGCCGCGGCCGCGCTCGCCGCCGGCGACCTGGTGCGCCTGTTGCCGGACGTCGAAACGCCGCCGTTGGATATCTTCCTGTTGCATGCCAGACGAATCGGGCCGAGCGCCCGTCTGCTGCGGGATTTTCTTCTGGACGCCGCGAAAGACTAG
- the urtC gene encoding urea ABC transporter permease subunit UrtC: protein MKLIYKNVLGGRQGLVGLAVLAALIFIVFPVVLDGFRLNLVGKYLTYAFVALGLVLCWGYGGILSLGQGVFFGIGGYCMAMFLKLEASTVEATKIQSTPGIPDFMDWNQITALPWFWVPFKSFLFTLFAVPIVPALLALIIGVAMFKRRVGDTYFAIVTQAIALILSVLIIGQQGLTGGVNGITDLKTLLGWDIRTDSARVILYFVNGVLLFACLLFGRFLLSSKLGKLLVAMRDKEERVRFSGYDVAGFKVFVFCVAAVFSAIGGAMFTLQVGFMSPSFVGIVPSIEMVIFAAVGGRLSLLGAVYGTLLVNFGKSYFSESFPQLWLFLMGGLFIAVVMAFPNGLAGLYTRYVQPRLGRRDRVAAQRATAAASNPAAPETASPTEAA, encoded by the coding sequence GTGAAACTCATCTACAAGAATGTATTGGGCGGGCGCCAGGGCCTGGTGGGCCTGGCCGTCCTGGCGGCGCTGATCTTCATCGTGTTCCCGGTGGTGCTGGATGGCTTCCGCCTGAATCTGGTCGGCAAATACCTGACCTATGCCTTCGTGGCGCTGGGCCTGGTGCTGTGCTGGGGCTACGGCGGCATCCTGAGCCTGGGGCAGGGGGTGTTCTTCGGCATCGGCGGCTATTGCATGGCCATGTTCCTGAAGCTGGAGGCGTCCACGGTGGAAGCCACCAAGATCCAGTCGACGCCGGGGATACCCGACTTCATGGACTGGAACCAGATCACGGCGCTGCCGTGGTTCTGGGTGCCGTTCAAAAGCTTCCTGTTCACCCTGTTCGCGGTGCCCATCGTGCCGGCCTTGCTGGCCTTGATCATCGGCGTGGCGATGTTCAAGCGCCGCGTCGGCGATACCTATTTCGCCATCGTCACCCAGGCCATCGCGCTGATCCTGTCGGTCCTGATCATCGGCCAACAGGGGCTGACCGGCGGCGTGAACGGCATCACCGACCTGAAGACGCTGCTGGGCTGGGACATCCGTACCGACTCGGCGCGCGTGATCCTGTATTTCGTCAACGGCGTCCTGCTGTTCGCCTGCCTGCTGTTCGGCCGCTTCCTGCTGTCGTCCAAGCTGGGCAAGCTGCTGGTGGCCATGCGCGACAAAGAGGAGCGGGTGCGGTTTTCCGGCTACGACGTGGCCGGGTTCAAGGTCTTCGTGTTCTGCGTGGCGGCGGTCTTTTCCGCCATCGGCGGGGCGATGTTCACCTTGCAGGTGGGTTTCATGTCGCCGTCCTTCGTCGGCATCGTGCCGTCGATCGAGATGGTGATCTTCGCGGCGGTCGGCGGCCGGCTGTCGCTGCTGGGCGCGGTCTACGGCACGCTGCTGGTGAACTTCGGCAAGAGCTATTTTTCCGAGAGTTTCCCGCAGTTGTGGTTGTTCCTGATGGGCGGCCTGTTCATCGCGGTGGTCATGGCCTTTCCCAACGGCCTGGCCGGACTCTATACCCGCTACGTGCAGCCGCGCCTGGGCCGGCGCGACCGCGTCGCGGCGCAGCGGGCAACCGCGGCCGCGTCTAATCCGGCCGCCCCGGAAACCGCATCGCCCACGGAGGCCGCATGA
- a CDS encoding ATP-binding protein: MDAGAPQRIVKIRRDYNTWVANETLEDYALRFTPLSFRKWSEFRVANTAIGALSFLALEAIGGTLALNYGFVNAFWAIVAVAVLVFFTGLPIAYYAARHGLDMDLLTRGAGFGYIGSTITSLIYASFTFIFFALEAAIMALAIEVCTGLPLWLGYMACAIVIIPLVTYGITLVNRLQSWTQPVWLLLLVLPYAFILYKDPDALRGLMDFAGRHGGTGAGRPGGFDLLMFGAGAAVAASLITQIGEQVDFLRFLPEKTAANRARWWTALLCAGPGWIVPGAAKMLGGAFLAWLALEHGIPAAKAADPTKMYLHAFGYVFANPGLALAAMTLFVVISQVKINVTNAYAGSLAWSNFFARITHSHPGRVVWLVFNVLIAIGLMEMGVFDALEHVLAVFAHVAIAWIGSLVADLVINKPLGLSPRGIEFRRAYLYDINPVGVGGMLISMAIAFTAYSGVAGAAAQALSPFITLLAAFIAAPAIAWATRGRYYLARQPQDLRAHGAGLTCVICAKPFEAQDMAHCPAYNGAICSLCCTLDARCQDRCKTEARLQDQLGAALRRILPGAATPLFHNRLAHYLVVIGMIGGLFAAILALIYYQEAVTFGQVGADTTVLRATFLKLFAALLLVGGVAAWWLVLTNESRQVAQEESDRQTNLLLHEIEAHRQTDAQLQKAKEAAEAANLAKSRFMGGMSHELRAPLNSILGYAQILQRDAAIPPPRREAIDVIHRSGKHLIGLIDGLLDIARIEAGKLRLENAELRLPEFLEQIVKMFQPQTALKGLRFDYEVATNLPKIVHIDEKRLRQILINLMSNAVKFTRIGHVALRVRYAADMVQMEVEDSGAGIPPEDLERIFMPFERSWAAADQADTGTGLGLTICRMLTGIMGGELTVRSEVGRGSAFTLKLFLPEVRSPRSDMRPAGAIVGYAGERRAVLVVDDQPSQRRILRDMLEPLGFDVLEAGNGQECLACVHTLRPALILMDVSMPGLAGWEVCRLLRDQGVGVPVIIVSANAYGVDPKEAVQCGLTDWLVKPVVLEELLAKIGLHLRLEWIVRPAATPAQPTADALRGVALDREDAESLLELGAMGYIKGIFARLDEIRARAPHTAPLIDHLAALAQDFRLAEYNALLKEHLQHHVAAVR; the protein is encoded by the coding sequence GTGGATGCCGGCGCACCTCAACGCATCGTCAAGATACGGCGCGACTACAACACCTGGGTGGCCAACGAGACCCTGGAAGACTACGCGTTGCGGTTCACGCCGCTGTCGTTTCGCAAATGGTCGGAGTTCCGCGTCGCCAATACGGCGATCGGCGCCCTGTCCTTCCTGGCCCTGGAAGCAATAGGCGGCACGCTGGCGCTGAACTACGGCTTCGTCAATGCCTTCTGGGCCATCGTGGCCGTAGCCGTGCTGGTGTTCTTCACGGGCCTGCCCATCGCGTACTACGCGGCGCGGCATGGGCTGGACATGGACCTGCTGACGCGCGGCGCGGGCTTCGGCTATATCGGCTCGACCATCACGTCGCTGATCTACGCGTCCTTCACCTTCATATTCTTCGCGCTCGAAGCCGCCATCATGGCGCTGGCCATCGAGGTCTGCACGGGCCTGCCGCTGTGGCTGGGATACATGGCATGCGCCATCGTGATCATCCCTTTGGTGACCTACGGCATCACGCTGGTGAACCGGCTGCAATCGTGGACGCAGCCGGTGTGGCTGCTACTGCTGGTGCTGCCCTACGCTTTCATCCTGTACAAGGATCCGGACGCCCTGCGCGGGCTGATGGATTTCGCCGGCCGCCATGGCGGCACCGGCGCGGGACGGCCTGGCGGCTTCGACCTGCTGATGTTCGGCGCGGGCGCGGCGGTGGCCGCATCGCTGATCACCCAGATCGGCGAGCAGGTCGATTTCCTGCGCTTCCTGCCGGAGAAGACCGCCGCCAACCGCGCGCGCTGGTGGACGGCCCTGCTCTGCGCCGGCCCCGGCTGGATCGTGCCGGGCGCGGCCAAGATGCTGGGCGGCGCCTTCCTGGCCTGGCTGGCGCTGGAACATGGCATCCCCGCCGCCAAGGCCGCCGACCCGACGAAGATGTACCTGCACGCCTTCGGCTACGTGTTCGCGAACCCCGGGCTGGCGCTGGCGGCGATGACGCTGTTCGTCGTCATCTCGCAGGTGAAGATCAACGTGACGAACGCCTATGCCGGGTCGCTGGCGTGGTCGAACTTCTTCGCGCGCATCACGCACAGCCATCCCGGCCGGGTCGTGTGGCTGGTCTTCAACGTGCTGATCGCCATCGGGCTGATGGAAATGGGCGTGTTCGATGCGCTCGAACACGTGCTGGCCGTGTTCGCGCACGTGGCGATCGCCTGGATAGGGTCGCTGGTCGCGGACCTGGTCATCAACAAACCCCTGGGGCTGAGCCCGCGCGGCATCGAATTCCGGCGCGCCTACCTGTACGACATCAACCCCGTGGGCGTAGGCGGCATGCTGATTTCGATGGCGATCGCGTTTACCGCCTATAGCGGGGTGGCCGGCGCCGCCGCGCAGGCGCTGTCGCCCTTCATCACCTTGCTGGCCGCCTTCATCGCCGCGCCGGCGATCGCCTGGGCGACGCGCGGCCGCTATTACCTGGCCCGCCAGCCGCAGGACCTGCGCGCCCACGGCGCCGGCCTGACCTGCGTGATCTGCGCCAAGCCCTTCGAAGCGCAGGACATGGCGCATTGCCCGGCCTACAACGGCGCCATCTGCTCCCTGTGCTGCACGCTCGACGCACGCTGCCAGGACCGCTGCAAGACGGAAGCGCGCCTGCAGGACCAGCTGGGCGCGGCGCTGCGGCGGATACTGCCGGGCGCCGCCACGCCCCTGTTCCATAACCGCCTGGCGCATTACCTGGTGGTGATCGGCATGATAGGCGGGCTCTTCGCGGCCATCCTGGCGCTGATCTATTACCAGGAAGCCGTGACCTTCGGCCAGGTCGGCGCCGACACCACGGTGCTGCGGGCCACCTTTCTCAAGCTGTTCGCCGCGCTGCTGCTGGTGGGAGGCGTGGCGGCATGGTGGCTGGTGTTGACCAACGAAAGCCGCCAGGTCGCGCAGGAAGAATCGGACCGCCAGACCAACCTGCTGCTGCACGAGATCGAGGCCCACCGCCAGACCGACGCCCAGCTGCAGAAAGCCAAGGAAGCCGCCGAGGCCGCCAACCTGGCCAAGAGCCGCTTCATGGGCGGCATGAGCCACGAACTTCGCGCGCCCCTGAACAGCATCCTGGGCTATGCGCAGATCCTGCAGCGCGACGCCGCCATTCCCCCGCCCCGCCGCGAGGCCATCGACGTCATCCACCGCAGCGGCAAGCACCTGATCGGCCTGATCGACGGCCTGCTGGATATCGCCCGCATCGAGGCCGGCAAGCTGCGCCTGGAAAACGCCGAGCTGCGCCTGCCGGAATTCCTGGAACAGATCGTCAAGATGTTCCAGCCGCAGACCGCGCTCAAGGGCCTGCGCTTCGACTACGAGGTGGCGACCAACCTGCCGAAGATCGTCCACATCGACGAGAAGCGGCTGCGGCAGATCCTGATCAATCTGATGAGCAATGCGGTCAAGTTCACCCGCATCGGCCATGTGGCGCTGCGCGTGCGCTACGCCGCCGACATGGTGCAGATGGAGGTCGAGGACAGCGGCGCCGGCATTCCGCCGGAGGACCTGGAGCGGATCTTCATGCCCTTCGAACGCAGCTGGGCGGCCGCGGACCAGGCCGATACGGGCACGGGACTGGGACTGACCATCTGCCGCATGCTGACGGGCATCATGGGCGGCGAGCTCACGGTGCGCAGCGAGGTCGGGCGCGGCAGCGCCTTCACGCTCAAGCTGTTCCTGCCGGAGGTGCGATCGCCGCGCAGCGATATGCGGCCGGCGGGCGCCATTGTCGGCTATGCGGGCGAGCGCCGCGCGGTGCTGGTGGTGGACGACCAGCCTTCGCAACGCCGCATCCTGCGCGACATGCTGGAGCCATTGGGCTTCGACGTCCTTGAGGCGGGCAATGGGCAGGAGTGCCTGGCCTGCGTGCACACGCTGCGGCCGGCGCTGATCCTGATGGACGTCTCCATGCCCGGCCTGGCGGGATGGGAGGTCTGCCGCCTGCTGCGCGACCAGGGCGTCGGCGTGCCGGTGATCATCGTCTCGGCGAACGCCTATGGCGTGGACCCGAAGGAGGCCGTGCAATGCGGGCTGACCGACTGGCTGGTCAAGCCGGTCGTGCTGGAAGAACTGCTGGCGAAGATCGGCCTGCACCTGCGGCTGGAGTGGATCGTGCGTCCCGCCGCGACGCCGGCCCAACCCACCGCCGACGCGCTGCGCGGCGTGGCGCTGGACCGCGAGGACGCGGAATCGCTGCTGGAATTGGGCGCGATGGGCTATATCAAGGGCATTTTCGCCCGGCTGGACGAGATCCGCGCACGCGCCCCGCACACGGCGCCCCTCATCGATCACCTGGCCGCGCTGGCGCAGGACTTCCGCCTCGCCGAGTACAACGCCTTGCTCAAGGAACATCTACAGCACCATGTCGCCGCCGTCCGCTAA
- a CDS encoding response regulator transcription factor yields MSPPSANNLVLLVDDTPDNLKMLSEALDHAGYMVIVATDGHSALERLDFVVPDIVLLDAVMPGMDGFETCRRIKAHPTAGHVPVVFMTGLTEPEDVVRGFQAGGIDYVVKPLDTNVVLARLQAHLRNARMMSVAINAMDAVANAVVVLDDAGAVTWMTAKARMWLTEFFGDDADGLPAPVSKWIAQHLAGAALPAGGGGDVADAGATAAEEAPTFVRQTGERELRIRLTASRKPGEHVLLMDERCAPPPPASSLAVAYQLTARENEVLLWLAKGKTNRDISDILGMSPRTVNKHLEHVYVKLGVETRAAATALVLTHMHGQA; encoded by the coding sequence ATGTCGCCGCCGTCCGCTAACAACCTGGTCCTGCTCGTGGACGATACCCCGGACAACCTCAAGATGCTGTCCGAGGCGCTGGACCACGCCGGCTATATGGTGATCGTCGCCACCGACGGCCACTCCGCCCTGGAGCGGCTGGATTTCGTGGTGCCGGACATCGTGCTGCTGGACGCGGTCATGCCGGGCATGGACGGCTTCGAGACCTGCCGCCGCATCAAGGCCCACCCCACCGCCGGCCACGTTCCCGTGGTGTTCATGACGGGCCTGACCGAGCCCGAAGACGTGGTGCGGGGCTTCCAGGCAGGCGGCATCGATTATGTCGTCAAGCCGCTGGACACCAATGTCGTGCTGGCCCGGCTGCAAGCCCATTTGCGCAACGCCCGCATGATGTCGGTCGCCATCAATGCCATGGATGCGGTGGCCAATGCCGTCGTGGTCCTGGACGACGCTGGCGCGGTCACGTGGATGACCGCCAAGGCGCGGATGTGGCTGACGGAGTTCTTTGGCGACGACGCCGATGGCCTGCCGGCGCCGGTGTCGAAATGGATCGCCCAGCATCTCGCGGGCGCGGCCCTGCCCGCGGGAGGCGGGGGCGACGTGGCGGACGCGGGCGCCACGGCCGCCGAGGAAGCGCCCACCTTCGTGCGCCAGACGGGCGAGCGCGAACTGCGCATCCGGCTGACGGCGTCCCGCAAGCCCGGCGAGCACGTGCTGTTGATGGACGAGCGCTGCGCCCCGCCGCCGCCGGCTTCCTCGCTGGCCGTGGCGTATCAGCTCACGGCCAGGGAGAACGAAGTCCTGCTTTGGCTTGCCAAGGGCAAGACCAACCGGGACATCAGCGACATCCTCGGCATGAGCCCGCGCACGGTGAACAAGCATCTGGAGCACGTATACGTAAAGCTGGGCGTGGAAACCCGCGCCGCGGCGACCGCGCTGGTCCTGACCCATATGCATGGGCAGGCATAG
- the urtD gene encoding urea ABC transporter ATP-binding protein UrtD, whose amino-acid sequence MNPPLMNVRPAGAQEFALYVEGLTVSFNGFVAVNDLNLYVDKGELRVVIGPNGAGKTTVLDLICGRTKATSGSIRFKDTELTRMAEHEIVRAGVGRKFQTPSIYETLTVRENLEVSFPRGRSVFGALAFRRTADVIERVEQVAEDIFLADMLEKSAELLSHGQKQWLEIGMLLMQEPELMMLDEPVAGMSVSEREKTAELLNRISKDRSMIVIEHDMEFVKNIAHKVTVLHQGKVLAEGPMDKVQSDPRVIEVYLGH is encoded by the coding sequence ATGAATCCGCCGCTGATGAATGTCCGCCCCGCCGGCGCCCAGGAGTTCGCGCTCTACGTCGAAGGACTTACCGTGTCCTTCAATGGCTTCGTCGCCGTCAACGACCTGAACCTGTACGTGGACAAGGGCGAGCTGCGCGTGGTCATCGGGCCCAACGGCGCGGGCAAGACCACCGTGCTGGACCTGATCTGCGGCCGCACCAAGGCCACATCCGGTTCGATCCGCTTCAAGGACACCGAGCTGACCCGCATGGCCGAGCACGAAATCGTGCGCGCCGGCGTGGGCCGCAAGTTCCAGACGCCGTCCATCTACGAAACGCTGACCGTGCGGGAAAACCTGGAAGTGTCCTTCCCGCGCGGCCGCAGCGTGTTCGGCGCGCTGGCCTTTCGCCGCACGGCCGACGTGATCGAGCGCGTGGAGCAGGTGGCCGAGGACATCTTCCTGGCCGACATGCTGGAGAAATCCGCCGAGCTGCTGTCGCACGGGCAGAAGCAATGGCTGGAGATCGGCATGCTGCTGATGCAGGAGCCCGAGCTGATGATGCTGGACGAGCCGGTGGCCGGCATGAGCGTGTCCGAACGCGAAAAGACCGCCGAATTGCTGAACCGCATCAGCAAGGACCGCTCCATGATCGTCATCGAGCACGACATGGAGTTCGTGAAGAACATCGCGCACAAGGTGACCGTGCTGCACCAGGGCAAGGTGCTGGCGGAAGGGCCGATGGACAAGGTGCAGTCGGATCCGCGCGTCATCGAAGTCTATCTGGGTCATTGA